In Paenibacillus sp. 1781tsa1, one DNA window encodes the following:
- the hemL gene encoding glutamate-1-semialdehyde 2,1-aminomutase: MTAQQGNRRNDERSRSAFEEAKQYIPGGVNSPVRAFKSVGLTPIYAERGEGSKIYDIDGNVFIDYVGSWGPLIMGHAHPDVVEALRETALKGTSFGAPTLLETEMAKLVCERVPSIDIVRMVNSGTEATMSAIRLARGVTGRSKILKFEGSYHGHADSLLIKAGSGVATLGLPDSPGVPEGVAVNTITVPYNDLESVTLAFERYGEELAAVIVEPVAGNMGVVPPASGFLEGLRSLTTQYGSLLIFDEVMTGFRVGLNCAQGRYGVTPDLTCLGKVIGGGLPVGAYGGRRDLMEQIAPTGPIYQAGTLSGNPLAMAAGYTTLKLLTPEVYDRLETLSARLQAGFEKNAAETGVAITINRVGSMVCPFFSAVPVTNYDIAKESNLDQFRRYFAAMIDQGVSVAPSQYEGMFVSGVHTEQDIDDTIEANRKALQSL; this comes from the coding sequence ATGACTGCACAACAAGGTAATCGTCGCAATGATGAGCGCTCACGCAGCGCGTTTGAGGAAGCTAAGCAGTACATACCCGGGGGGGTGAACAGCCCTGTACGCGCATTCAAATCGGTGGGACTTACTCCGATCTATGCGGAGCGCGGCGAAGGGTCCAAAATCTACGATATTGATGGCAATGTTTTTATTGACTATGTAGGATCGTGGGGTCCACTTATCATGGGACATGCGCACCCTGACGTTGTAGAAGCTTTGCGTGAGACAGCCCTTAAAGGAACAAGTTTTGGTGCACCTACCTTGCTGGAGACCGAGATGGCGAAACTGGTCTGTGAGCGTGTACCTTCCATCGATATCGTGCGGATGGTTAATTCCGGTACGGAAGCAACCATGAGTGCCATTCGACTGGCACGCGGGGTAACCGGACGCAGTAAAATTCTGAAGTTTGAAGGATCATATCATGGACATGCGGACAGCTTGCTGATTAAGGCTGGTTCAGGTGTTGCAACGTTGGGGCTGCCAGATAGTCCAGGTGTGCCTGAAGGCGTAGCTGTAAATACCATTACGGTACCTTATAACGATCTGGAGTCCGTGACGCTTGCTTTTGAACGTTATGGTGAAGAACTGGCCGCTGTTATTGTGGAACCTGTGGCAGGTAACATGGGGGTTGTACCTCCGGCTTCCGGTTTCCTTGAAGGCTTGCGCAGTTTGACGACGCAATATGGCAGCCTGCTTATTTTTGACGAAGTCATGACCGGTTTCCGTGTAGGGTTGAACTGTGCCCAGGGACGGTATGGGGTTACACCTGACCTGACTTGTCTGGGGAAAGTGATCGGTGGCGGACTCCCGGTTGGTGCTTATGGTGGTCGCCGGGATCTTATGGAACAGATTGCCCCTACGGGACCGATCTATCAAGCAGGTACACTAAGCGGGAATCCGCTGGCTATGGCCGCAGGATATACCACGCTCAAATTGTTAACACCAGAGGTCTATGACCGTCTGGAGACACTGTCTGCACGTCTGCAAGCCGGATTCGAGAAAAATGCAGCTGAGACGGGTGTCGCGATAACCATTAACCGTGTGGGTTCCATGGTTTGTCCATTCTTCAGTGCCGTTCCAGTAACCAATTATGATATTGCCAAAGAAAGCAATCTGGATCAATTCCGTCGTTATTTTGCGGCCATGATTGATCAAGGTGTGAGTGTTGCGCCTTCGCAATACGAAGGCATGTTTGTCTCTGGTGTGCACACGGAGCAGGATATTGACGATACGATCGAGGCGAATCGTAAAGCTCTTCAATCGCTATGA
- a CDS encoding RluA family pseudouridine synthase, with protein sequence MTIKSWKRRGEWLELMPGKAVTGSTDKQMAAEQWLLSELRFPEKLLRQLKANRGIQLAGDRLRLALFASRPIDVEPRWAEVEVLYEDDFCLVMHKPAGMKLHPDGSRADQAITLDHVVASYYEMNGIQASVRHVHRLDEDTTGPVLYAKNAFALAKLDEAMRHKEIDRHYVAIAGGQLSRELHKIDAPIGKDRHHKQRRRVSEGGQEAVTHVEIVEVWERATLVRLKLDTGRTHQIRVHLSYAGHPLIGDELYGGKADAIGRQALHGEVLKFNHPLTGAMIEVNDPWPADFTQLAEREKVYS encoded by the coding sequence ATGACAATCAAAAGTTGGAAACGCCGCGGGGAATGGCTTGAGCTGATGCCAGGCAAAGCCGTAACAGGCAGCACGGACAAACAGATGGCTGCTGAGCAATGGCTATTGTCTGAGCTTCGGTTTCCAGAGAAATTGTTACGTCAGCTTAAAGCAAACCGTGGAATACAACTCGCAGGGGACCGGCTTCGGCTGGCCCTTTTTGCGTCCCGGCCAATCGATGTTGAGCCACGCTGGGCTGAGGTGGAGGTCTTGTATGAGGATGATTTCTGTCTGGTTATGCACAAACCGGCAGGCATGAAACTGCATCCGGATGGAAGCCGGGCTGATCAGGCCATCACGCTGGATCATGTGGTTGCCTCCTATTATGAGATGAACGGAATACAGGCGAGCGTACGCCATGTTCATCGACTGGATGAGGATACAACCGGACCTGTCCTGTATGCCAAAAATGCTTTTGCCCTCGCCAAACTGGATGAAGCGATGCGTCACAAAGAGATTGATCGCCATTATGTAGCCATCGCAGGGGGGCAACTATCCCGTGAACTGCACAAAATTGATGCTCCGATTGGCAAAGACAGACATCACAAACAGCGCAGACGTGTCTCGGAAGGTGGTCAAGAAGCGGTTACTCATGTGGAGATCGTCGAAGTGTGGGAACGAGCAACCCTTGTACGATTGAAGCTGGATACAGGACGAACACACCAAATTCGTGTACATCTGAGTTACGCGGGACATCCGCTTATCGGTGATGAGTTGTATGGAGGAAAAGCGGATGCCATTGGTCGGCAGGCGCTTCACGGAGAAGTGCTGAAGTTTAACCACCCGTTAACTGGAGCCATGATTGAAGTGAATGACCCTTGGCCAGCCGACTTCACACAATTGGCAGAACGTGAAAAGGTGTATTCATAA
- the cobA gene encoding uroporphyrinogen-III C-methyltransferase, translating into MVGKVFLVGAGPGDAKLITVKGWESIGKADAVVYDRLASPRLLKQMKPGAVKIYVGKRPDRHTMKQEEINQLLVDLALEGKVVVRLKGGDPTIFGRVGEEADLLHKNGIPFEIVPGVTAAISVPAYAGIPVTHRDYASSISIITGHESPDKLDRSIHWDKVTNATGTLVFMMGVAKIGYISEQLIRHGRPAQTPVALIRWGTRAEQDTITGTLEDIEAKVIAANFQPPAVIVVGDVVNQREQLKWAEALPLFGKRILVTRARSQASELVNRIEELGGEPYEFPVIETVMPSSESAQQSVKEAFSALNTYDWVFFTSVNGVEFFFRHLEQEGKDIRSIHQARIAAVGPSTADALRKHGIVAEVVKGPFQAEGMLEAFESELKEGQKVLLPHGDLARTWLRDQLRERGLQVTEAIIYDTILAGEDDDELLKLLEEGGIHAVTFTSSSTVTNFMSMLKRMGLQDPLPLLKDVEVACIGPVTAKTAEAAGLRVTLMAEEATMDSLITVLCDWKRTSTKEGVLRN; encoded by the coding sequence ATGGTGGGAAAGGTCTTTTTGGTAGGGGCAGGTCCTGGGGATGCAAAGCTGATTACGGTAAAAGGGTGGGAATCCATCGGTAAAGCCGATGCTGTAGTCTATGATCGTTTGGCCAGTCCGAGATTGTTGAAACAAATGAAACCCGGTGCAGTCAAGATTTACGTGGGTAAGCGCCCGGATCGGCATACGATGAAACAGGAAGAGATCAATCAACTGTTGGTTGATCTGGCCCTGGAAGGCAAGGTTGTGGTTCGGCTTAAGGGTGGCGATCCGACTATCTTTGGACGCGTGGGCGAAGAGGCGGATTTGCTGCACAAAAACGGGATTCCGTTTGAGATCGTGCCAGGGGTAACAGCTGCGATAAGTGTACCTGCGTATGCCGGAATTCCCGTGACACACCGGGACTATGCTTCCTCTATCTCCATCATTACGGGGCATGAAAGTCCGGACAAGCTCGATCGCAGCATCCATTGGGATAAAGTGACGAATGCAACGGGCACACTTGTATTTATGATGGGTGTTGCCAAAATTGGCTATATCAGCGAACAGTTGATTCGTCATGGTCGTCCAGCGCAAACACCAGTAGCTCTGATTCGTTGGGGAACACGAGCGGAACAGGATACCATTACAGGTACCCTTGAAGATATAGAAGCAAAAGTGATCGCAGCCAATTTCCAACCGCCTGCTGTTATTGTGGTGGGGGATGTTGTGAATCAACGGGAACAGTTGAAATGGGCAGAGGCGCTGCCGCTGTTTGGCAAACGAATTCTGGTGACCCGTGCTCGTAGTCAGGCGAGTGAACTGGTGAATCGCATTGAGGAACTTGGCGGCGAACCGTATGAGTTTCCGGTCATTGAGACGGTCATGCCTTCCAGTGAATCTGCGCAGCAAAGTGTCAAAGAAGCCTTCAGTGCTTTAAATACCTATGACTGGGTGTTTTTCACAAGTGTGAACGGCGTGGAGTTTTTCTTCCGCCACCTGGAACAGGAAGGCAAGGATATTCGCTCGATTCATCAAGCAAGAATTGCTGCCGTAGGACCTTCTACAGCAGATGCTTTGCGCAAACATGGCATCGTTGCAGAGGTGGTCAAAGGTCCTTTCCAGGCCGAAGGTATGCTTGAAGCTTTTGAAAGTGAATTGAAGGAAGGTCAGAAAGTACTGCTTCCGCACGGTGATCTTGCACGTACGTGGTTACGTGACCAGCTGAGAGAACGGGGGCTTCAAGTCACCGAAGCCATCATCTATGATACGATCCTCGCGGGTGAGGATGATGATGAACTGCTCAAGCTGCTTGAAGAAGGCGGTATTCATGCAGTGACCTTTACAAGTTCATCGACAGTTACCAACTTCATGAGTATGTTGAAACGTATGGGGTTGCAAGATCCGCTGCCTTTATTGAAAGATGTGGAGGTTGCATGTATCGGACCTGTTACAGCGAAGACAGCAGAGGCCGCTGGACTGCGTGTTACACTCATGGCAGAGGAAGCAACGATGGATAGCTTGATCACAGTTCTATGTGACTGGAAACGGACAAGCACCAAGGAAGGCGTTCTTCGGAATTAA
- a CDS encoding non-ribosomal peptide synthetase module: MAQRLATEYVKATMKLSEPQMHQFLRMTEDGRLHHRVKVLDNGCQEVVLGDVSGEEVHFPFDRIEGFYICELSCRLVNLHLTNVVRKLFMTFKGDGVVHRIYKGFTMTYVYAQGTVRKIVEKTGENTRVIYEYKNTLLELQHLFLARDVEREINRVYAEIDSLLDTRKDATADQLHQIDETLVRNQKRLFELEAY; the protein is encoded by the coding sequence ATGGCTCAGCGGTTAGCCACAGAGTATGTTAAGGCCACTATGAAATTGTCGGAACCCCAGATGCATCAGTTTTTGCGCATGACAGAAGACGGCCGACTCCATCATCGGGTTAAGGTGTTGGATAATGGATGTCAGGAGGTTGTGCTGGGGGATGTAAGTGGAGAAGAGGTTCATTTCCCTTTTGACCGCATAGAAGGATTTTATATCTGTGAGTTATCTTGCCGCCTGGTGAATCTGCATCTAACCAACGTTGTCCGGAAGCTCTTTATGACTTTTAAGGGTGACGGGGTCGTTCATCGAATCTATAAAGGGTTCACCATGACGTATGTTTACGCTCAAGGCACTGTCCGTAAAATTGTGGAGAAAACCGGGGAGAACACCCGAGTGATCTATGAATACAAAAATACGTTGCTCGAATTGCAACATCTGTTCCTGGCCAGAGATGTAGAACGCGAAATCAACCGTGTGTATGCCGAGATTGATTCACTGCTGGACACTAGAAAAGATGCGACTGCTGATCAGCTTCATCAGATTGATGAGACTCTTGTTCGTAATCAAAAACGGTTGTTTGAGCTTGAAGCTTATTGA
- the hemA gene encoding glutamyl-tRNA reductase, with protein MHIVVVGLNYRTAPVEVRERFTFAEKDLSEALQQLKLTKSVLEGVIVATCNRTELYVVVDRLHMCGYFIRTFMEQWFNVPREEFTQHLYIYEDDQAMRHLFRVICGLDSMVIGETQILGQVKQAFLKAQEEKSTGTWFNMLFKQAVTLGKRAHSETSIGESAVSVSYAAVELGKRIFGMFTDKKVLILGAGKMSELTVKHLYANGASEVIVANRTLARAEELAAKFRGTPCTMEQALDRLNEVDIVISSTGAERYVMDAAVVRESMKRRQSRPLFLIDIAVPRDIDPAIGELSNVFLYDIDDLEGIVESNLEMRKVEAAKIERMIELEMEDYYHWLKTLGVRPVIRALQEKGVSIHEETMDSLFNKLPELDEHQRKVIRRLTKSIVNQMTTDPINRIKEMAGTKQGDEALRMFTQIFALEDAVEMAAEKVSQSDATALAKPAAHLNENRQDPVPAYAPAGV; from the coding sequence ATGCACATCGTTGTCGTTGGTTTGAATTATCGCACGGCGCCTGTAGAGGTTAGGGAACGATTCACATTTGCAGAAAAGGACTTGTCTGAAGCGCTGCAGCAGCTCAAGCTGACCAAGAGTGTATTGGAAGGTGTAATCGTAGCCACATGTAACCGTACCGAGTTGTATGTTGTGGTGGACCGTCTTCACATGTGTGGTTATTTTATTCGAACATTCATGGAACAATGGTTTAATGTACCACGGGAAGAATTTACGCAACACTTATATATATATGAAGATGACCAAGCCATGCGCCATTTGTTCCGTGTGATCTGCGGACTGGATTCCATGGTCATTGGTGAGACTCAGATTCTTGGACAGGTGAAACAGGCTTTTCTTAAAGCGCAGGAAGAGAAATCAACAGGTACCTGGTTTAATATGCTGTTCAAACAGGCAGTTACACTGGGCAAACGGGCACATTCGGAGACTTCCATTGGGGAGAGCGCCGTATCTGTCAGTTATGCTGCTGTTGAGCTCGGTAAGAGGATCTTTGGCATGTTCACAGATAAGAAGGTGCTCATATTGGGTGCCGGCAAGATGAGTGAACTAACCGTAAAACATCTTTATGCCAACGGGGCATCCGAAGTCATCGTGGCGAATCGTACGCTCGCAAGAGCCGAAGAATTGGCAGCCAAGTTCCGGGGTACACCTTGTACGATGGAACAGGCATTAGATCGACTTAATGAAGTGGACATTGTGATTAGTTCCACTGGAGCTGAACGTTATGTCATGGATGCGGCAGTGGTACGGGAGAGCATGAAGCGTCGTCAATCTCGTCCATTGTTCCTGATTGATATTGCGGTTCCACGTGATATTGACCCGGCGATTGGTGAATTATCCAACGTATTTCTCTATGACATTGATGATCTGGAAGGAATCGTGGAGAGCAACCTGGAGATGCGTAAGGTGGAAGCCGCAAAGATTGAGAGAATGATTGAGCTTGAGATGGAAGATTATTACCATTGGCTCAAAACGTTGGGTGTTCGTCCCGTTATTCGCGCTTTGCAGGAAAAAGGTGTTTCCATTCATGAAGAAACGATGGATAGCCTGTTTAATAAACTGCCTGAACTCGATGAACATCAGCGTAAAGTCATTCGTCGTTTGACCAAGAGTATTGTAAATCAAATGACGACAGATCCGATTAATCGGATTAAGGAAATGGCAGGCACGAAGCAAGGTGATGAAGCTCTGCGCATGTTTACTCAGATTTTCGCTCTGGAAGATGCAGTAGAGATGGCTGCTGAAAAAGTGAGTCAGAGTGATGCTACAGCTTTGGCGAAACCAGCCGCTCACCTTAACGAAAACCGGCAAGACCCCGTGCCGGCTTATGCTCCGGCAGGCGTATAA
- the hemB gene encoding porphobilinogen synthase, translating into MSFPIVRHRRLRQSTGIRNMVRETHLTVDDFIQPIYVTYGENVKSEIKSMPGVFRFSLDRLQEEVTEIAELGIPAVLLFGIPETKDSVGSSGFAEDGIVQEATRLIKSWYPELLVVADTCLCEFTDHGHCGMVHTVEIDGHICGDVLNDESLDLLVQTAVSQAKAGADIIAPSNMMDGFVQAIRAGLDENGFSHIPIMSYSVKYASAFYGPFREAADSTPQFGDRKSYQMDPANAREALREAETDVLEGADMLMVKPSLSYLDVMRTIKDQFDLPLVAYNVSGEYAMVKAAAIQGWIDEKKVAMEILLSMKRAGADMIITYYGKDASRWLAEK; encoded by the coding sequence ATGAGTTTTCCAATTGTACGGCATCGCCGTTTACGCCAATCCACAGGTATTCGCAATATGGTCAGAGAGACCCATCTAACCGTGGATGATTTTATTCAACCGATTTATGTAACGTATGGAGAAAATGTCAAATCCGAAATCAAATCCATGCCTGGGGTATTCCGCTTCTCGCTGGATCGTCTTCAGGAAGAAGTAACAGAAATTGCCGAGTTGGGAATTCCAGCCGTGTTATTGTTCGGTATTCCGGAGACCAAAGACAGTGTGGGTTCATCTGGTTTCGCTGAAGATGGCATTGTGCAGGAAGCGACGAGATTAATCAAATCGTGGTATCCAGAGCTGCTGGTTGTTGCAGATACTTGTCTGTGTGAATTCACGGATCACGGTCACTGCGGTATGGTACACACCGTGGAGATTGACGGTCACATCTGCGGTGATGTGTTAAATGACGAATCACTTGATCTGCTCGTGCAAACGGCAGTGTCCCAAGCCAAAGCAGGAGCGGACATTATTGCGCCATCCAACATGATGGATGGATTTGTACAAGCGATCCGTGCCGGGCTGGATGAGAATGGATTCAGTCACATTCCGATCATGTCCTACTCTGTAAAATACGCGTCGGCTTTCTATGGTCCATTCCGTGAAGCTGCGGATTCCACGCCACAATTTGGAGATCGCAAGTCGTATCAGATGGACCCGGCCAATGCACGTGAAGCTTTGCGTGAAGCCGAAACGGATGTGCTGGAAGGAGCGGACATGTTGATGGTTAAACCATCCCTTTCTTATCTGGATGTTATGCGCACCATCAAGGATCAATTTGATCTTCCGCTTGTTGCCTATAATGTAAGTGGCGAGTATGCCATGGTTAAGGCGGCGGCGATTCAAGGCTGGATCGATGAGAAAAAAGTCGCCATGGAAATCCTGCTCAGCATGAAACGCGCAGGTGCAGATATGATCATTACCTACTATGGAAAAGACGCTTCTCGCTGGTTGGCTGAGAAATAA
- the ccsA gene encoding cytochrome c biogenesis protein CcsA produces MYALSLLFYFSDCIRRNAGAKRTGTGFLVVVGGLQVTHVILRMWTEGHFPIYTTFDFLFIFSFSIVLMSLVMTRIQRSEFVILLLNVVGFSVTVLNRLWFTAGEISLHNWQTVHGLLIMHITLANLGFAALTVATVFALLYLFLHHKLKKKKWNDTMRRLPSLEVIGKYMDGATLIGTPLLGVSVMLAVLSIVAERRWILLLDLKVIATGLAIAIYVGYFVFKRRKQFSTMIMARWTLIGYGLVIVSFLSNAYSAFHRWTGE; encoded by the coding sequence ATGTATGCCCTGAGCCTACTGTTCTATTTCTCGGACTGCATTCGACGCAATGCGGGGGCGAAGCGGACAGGCACAGGGTTTCTTGTCGTTGTTGGGGGGCTGCAAGTAACGCATGTCATTTTGCGCATGTGGACTGAAGGCCATTTTCCCATCTACACCACCTTTGATTTTTTGTTTATATTTTCATTCAGTATTGTGTTGATGTCTCTCGTCATGACTCGTATCCAGCGTTCCGAATTTGTGATTTTGTTGCTGAATGTTGTAGGTTTTTCCGTTACGGTATTAAACCGACTGTGGTTTACGGCCGGAGAGATATCACTGCATAACTGGCAAACGGTACATGGATTACTCATCATGCATATCACCTTGGCGAATCTTGGTTTTGCGGCGTTAACCGTTGCTACGGTATTTGCCTTGTTATATCTGTTCTTGCACCATAAGTTGAAGAAAAAAAAGTGGAATGATACGATGCGACGGCTGCCGAGCCTGGAAGTGATCGGTAAGTATATGGATGGTGCTACGTTGATTGGAACACCGCTCCTGGGTGTTTCTGTAATGCTTGCCGTATTATCCATTGTGGCGGAAAGACGATGGATCTTGCTCTTGGATCTCAAAGTTATTGCTACAGGTCTTGCTATAGCCATCTACGTAGGTTACTTCGTATTCAAGAGAAGGAAACAGTTCTCTACGATGATCATGGCAAGATGGACACTGATCGGATACGGATTGGTCATTGTGAGTTTTTTATCCAATGCGTATTCAGCGTTTCATCGTTGGACGGGAGAGTGA
- the yihA gene encoding ribosome biogenesis GTP-binding protein YihA/YsxC, whose translation MKVNQSEFIISAVRPEQYPEDGLPEIALAGRSNVGKSSLINRLINRKNLARTSATPGKTQQLNYYKINQDLYFVDFPGYGYAKVSKEQRFAWGKMMEKYLLGREELKLVMQMVDMRHEPSKEDKMMNEWLRHNGLPLVVVATKMDKIPKTRRAKHIKVIKESLGLRSGDLFVPFSSEEGLGKEELWDIITRHARIDKYAPVLDAEGASEEEENNEING comes from the coding sequence ATGAAAGTAAATCAATCTGAATTTATTATCAGTGCCGTTCGGCCTGAACAATACCCCGAGGACGGTCTGCCAGAGATTGCTTTGGCGGGACGCTCCAATGTGGGGAAATCTTCCCTGATCAACCGTTTGATCAATCGTAAAAATTTGGCTCGGACGAGTGCAACACCAGGTAAAACACAGCAACTCAACTATTATAAAATTAATCAGGATCTCTACTTCGTCGATTTCCCGGGATATGGTTATGCTAAAGTTTCCAAAGAGCAACGCTTTGCCTGGGGTAAAATGATGGAGAAATACTTGCTCGGACGTGAGGAATTGAAACTGGTTATGCAGATGGTGGATATGAGACATGAGCCATCCAAGGAAGACAAGATGATGAATGAGTGGCTTCGTCACAATGGATTGCCTTTGGTTGTCGTAGCAACCAAGATGGACAAGATTCCAAAAACACGCAGAGCCAAGCATATCAAAGTCATTAAGGAATCGCTGGGTCTACGTTCAGGGGATCTATTTGTGCCGTTTTCATCCGAAGAGGGATTGGGGAAAGAAGAATTATGGGATATCATTACCCGTCATGCTCGCATCGATAAGTATGCACCAGTGCTGGATGCAGAGGGTGCTTCTGAAGAGGAAGAAAACAACGAAATTAACGGATAA
- the speD gene encoding adenosylmethionine decarboxylase has product MEYSTFGRHVAVDTWGVDFNLLNNAEYLQAQMVEAAEACGATVMSVQSKQFDPQGATVLVLLSESHLSIHTYPERGFAAIDCYTCGDTVDPQLAIDYLVSVLKPEKTYAKKLIRGLGELQVETPEMNNQTERV; this is encoded by the coding sequence GTGGAATATTCAACTTTCGGAAGACACGTTGCTGTTGATACTTGGGGTGTCGACTTTAATCTACTGAACAATGCGGAGTACTTGCAAGCCCAAATGGTTGAAGCAGCGGAGGCATGTGGTGCGACAGTAATGTCCGTACAGTCCAAGCAGTTTGACCCACAGGGAGCGACCGTACTTGTACTATTGTCTGAGAGCCATCTCTCCATTCATACGTATCCTGAGAGAGGTTTTGCAGCGATTGATTGTTACACTTGTGGGGATACCGTTGACCCACAGCTGGCCATTGACTACCTGGTATCCGTATTAAAGCCTGAAAAAACGTATGCAAAGAAGCTGATACGTGGATTGGGCGAATTGCAAGTTGAAACACCAGAGATGAACAACCAGACAGAACGGGTTTAA
- the hemC gene encoding hydroxymethylbilane synthase, translating into MRTIKVGSRQSALALTQTGHVIQDLRDICEREGLAFDFEVHKIVTKGDLILDVTLSKVGGKGLFVKEIEQAMLDRTIDMAVHSMKDMPSELPEGLINGAVPRRADPRDALISNGGLTLDQLPEGARVGTSSLRRSSQLKAYRPDLQLESLRGNIDSRLRKLETEGLDAIILAAAGLYRMGWEDRITEYLTETACLPAVGQGALGIECREDDEELLHLLQLYNDPETAFPVQAERRFLSVLNGGCQVPIGAHAVWLPQQDADSLNGENTLQLTGMVGTPDGGLILKEALTGKDPVRLGEEVAWRLIERGAEQILAEVRG; encoded by the coding sequence ATGCGTACAATTAAGGTTGGAAGTAGACAGAGCGCACTTGCGCTAACCCAGACAGGCCATGTCATTCAGGATTTACGCGACATTTGTGAGCGGGAAGGATTAGCTTTTGACTTTGAAGTACATAAGATTGTTACAAAGGGAGATCTCATTCTGGATGTAACGTTGTCAAAAGTAGGAGGCAAAGGGTTGTTTGTCAAAGAGATTGAACAGGCGATGCTTGATCGTACCATTGATATGGCTGTGCATAGCATGAAGGATATGCCCTCCGAGTTACCCGAAGGATTAATCAATGGCGCTGTTCCCCGTCGTGCAGATCCAAGGGATGCGCTGATTTCCAATGGTGGACTTACGCTGGATCAACTGCCAGAAGGCGCAAGAGTTGGGACAAGCAGTCTGCGCCGGTCCAGTCAATTGAAAGCCTATCGTCCAGATTTGCAATTGGAATCGCTTCGAGGCAATATTGATTCCCGTCTGCGGAAGCTGGAGACCGAAGGCCTTGATGCGATTATTCTGGCTGCTGCAGGGTTGTACCGGATGGGCTGGGAAGACCGGATTACCGAGTACTTGACCGAAACGGCTTGCCTTCCGGCTGTGGGCCAGGGTGCGCTTGGTATCGAATGCCGTGAAGACGATGAAGAACTGTTGCACTTGTTGCAGCTGTATAATGATCCCGAGACAGCATTTCCTGTACAGGCGGAACGCCGTTTTCTCAGTGTATTGAATGGGGGCTGTCAGGTTCCGATTGGTGCTCATGCGGTATGGCTGCCTCAGCAAGATGCAGATTCCCTGAATGGCGAAAACACGTTACAATTAACAGGTATGGTCGGTACACCGGATGGTGGACTGATTCTTAAGGAAGCTCTGACTGGCAAAGACCCGGTTCGTCTGGGAGAAGAAGTGGCTTGGAGATTGATCGAACGGGGAGCAGAGCAGATACTGGCAGAAGTTAGGGGATGA
- a CDS encoding bifunctional precorrin-2 dehydrogenase/sirohydrochlorin ferrochelatase: MERYTPIFVNTSGKKCCVVGGGRVAERKIKGLLHAEAQITVISPELTPVLKQLHHESRIQWIDRSYRNGDLRGAFLVYAATDRSEVNSTVVRDAEDAGILVNDAMSSEHSSFITPSVVRRGRLSIAISTAGAGPAAAAEIRATLERQFGDEYETYLEFLHQMRTEVKSRVSSSSLRSTLLRQLTEMHILEDIRTGHFRWWTEEEIGDWISRNQEEV, encoded by the coding sequence ATGGAGCGTTACACGCCAATATTTGTGAATACTTCAGGCAAGAAGTGCTGCGTGGTTGGTGGTGGACGTGTTGCTGAGCGTAAAATTAAGGGATTGCTGCATGCCGAGGCACAGATTACAGTCATTAGTCCGGAGCTTACTCCCGTATTAAAACAACTGCATCATGAATCCCGAATTCAATGGATAGACCGGTCCTACCGCAATGGAGATTTGCGGGGGGCCTTTCTCGTATATGCAGCGACTGATCGGTCAGAGGTCAATTCAACTGTGGTTCGGGATGCTGAGGATGCAGGCATATTGGTGAATGACGCGATGTCTTCGGAGCACAGCAGCTTTATTACGCCAAGCGTGGTCAGGCGTGGAAGATTAAGCATAGCGATATCCACAGCGGGAGCGGGGCCGGCAGCAGCTGCTGAGATACGTGCCACACTCGAACGACAGTTCGGTGATGAGTATGAGACGTACCTTGAGTTTTTGCACCAGATGAGGACCGAAGTGAAGTCACGCGTATCTTCTTCTAGTCTCAGAAGTACGTTGCTTCGGCAGTTAACTGAAATGCACATATTAGAAGATATTCGTACAGGCCATTTCCGGTGGTGGACCGAAGAAGAAATCGGGGACTGGATATCCCGTAATCAGGAGGAAGTATAG